In the Dioscorea cayenensis subsp. rotundata cultivar TDr96_F1 unplaced genomic scaffold, TDr96_F1_v2_PseudoChromosome.rev07_lg8_w22 25.fasta BLBR01001228.1, whole genome shotgun sequence genome, one interval contains:
- the LOC120255887 gene encoding LOW QUALITY PROTEIN: trans-cinnamate:CoA ligase, peroxisomal-like (The sequence of the model RefSeq protein was modified relative to this genomic sequence to represent the inferred CDS: deleted 1 base in 1 codon) produces the protein MDKLPKCGANYTPLSPITFLQRAAAVYSQRTSIIYNSTRFTWKQTYDRCLRLASSLRSLNITKNDVVSVLAPNIPAMYEMHFAVPMAGAVLNTINTRLDAGHVATNLKHSEAKLLFVDYQYVPLARETLDHLTADGAPVPLVVVIDEIDSPTGVRMGELEYEQLIMSGEEYQYNGVDDEWDAIALNYTSGTTSAPKGVVYSHRGAYLSTMSLLLQWGVGNEPVYLWSLPMFHCNGWTFTWGMAARGGTNVCIRSTAPAEMYRAIADHKVTHMCCAPVVFNIILEAKNEDRRPITSRIEVLTGGAPPPAALLEKIEDMGFHITHAYGMTEATGPALVCEWMAEWDLRPAEERAELKARQGISVLSLQEVDVKDAKTMSSVPRDGRSLGEVVLRGSNVMKGYLKNSRGTAAAFKDGWFLTGDVGVIHPDGYLEIKDRSKDVIISGGENISSVELETVLYRYPMVREAAVVAMPHPRWGETPCAFVSLVKGNVGVTEEDIVSHCRNNLARFMVPKKVVFMDELPKTSTGKILKLKLREIAKGLQLGQNGLVKKVFKKRDEGILI, from the exons atgGATAAGCTACCAAAGTGTGGAGCCAACTATACTCCTTTGAGCCCCATCACCTTCTTGCAAAGAGCCGCTGCTGTCTACTCTCAACGCACGTCCATCATCTACAACTCCACCCGCTTCACATGGAAGCAAACCTATGATCGTTGCCTCCGTCTCGCTTCATCTCTCCGATCACTAAACATCACCAAAAATGATGTG GTTTCAGTACTTGCACCGAATATTCCGGCGATGTATGAGATGCACTTTGCAGTGCCGATGGCCGGGGCTGTGCTAAACACCATAAATACACGCCTGGATGCCGGCCACGTTGCCACCAACCTGAAGCACTCCGAAGCCAAGCTCCTCTTCGTGGACTACCAATACGTGCCACTCGCTCGAGAGACTCTCGACCATCTCACAGCGGATGGCGCACCGGTACCACTCGTCGTCGTGATCGATGAGATCGACTCTCCAACCGGTGTGCGGATGGGCGAGCTGGAATACGAGCAGCTCATCATGTCTGGAGAGGAATACCAATATAATGGAGTGGACGATGAGTGGGATGCCATCGCATTGAACTACACTTCTGGCACGACGTCGGCGCCGAAAGGAGTGGTTTACAGCCACCGCGGCGCCTACCTGAGCACAATGAGTCTGTTGTTACAGTGGGGTGTGGGGAATGAACCAGTTTATCTCTGGTCCCTTCCCATGTTCCACTGCAACGGATGGACCTTCACATGGGGCATGGCGGCACGAGGCGGCACCAACGTTTGCATCCGCAGCACCGCACCAGCCGAGATGTACCGCGCCATCGCTGACCACAAAGTCACGCACATGTGTTGCGCGCCAGTCGTGTTCAACATCATACTCGAAGCCAAGAACGAAGATCGCCGCCCCATCACGTCTCGTATCGAGGTACTCACCGGTGGGGCGCCACCTCCGGCGGCGCTGCTGGAGAAGATCGAGGATATGGGGTTTCATATAACTCATGCTTATGGTATGACTGAGGCTACAGGGCCGGCTTTAGTGTGTGAGTGGATGGCTGAGTGGGATCTCCGGCCGGCGGAAGAGCGGGCTGAGTTGAAAGCTAGGCAGGGGATCAGTGTGCTTTCTCTTCAAGAAGTGGACGTGAAGGATGCGAAGACTATGTCAAGCGTGCCACGTGATGGAAGGTCACTCGGGGAGGTGGTGCTACGTGGTAGTAATGTAATGAAGGGTTACTTGAAGAACAGT AGGGGCACGGCTGCTGCTTTCAAGGATGGTTGGTTTCTCACAGGTGATGTGGGTGTTATCCATCCTGATGGGTATCTAGAGATAAAGGATAGATCTAAGGATGTGATTATATCTGGAGGTGAGAACATTAGTAGTGTGGAGTTAGAGACGGTGTTGTACCGGTATCCGATGGTGAGGGAGGCAGCGGTGGTGGCGATGCCGCACCCGCGGTGGGGGGAGACACCGTGTGCTTTTGTGTCACTTGTCAAGGGAAATGTTGGTGTGACTGAGGAGGATATTGTGTCTCATTGTAGGAACAATTTGGCAAGGTTTATGGTGCCCAAGAAGGTggttttcatggatgagctTCCAAAGACCTCTACTGGCAAAATCCTGAAGCTCAAGCTTAGAGAGATTGCTAAAGGATTACAGTTGGGACAAAATGGACTAGTGAAGAAGGTGTTTAAGAAACGAGATGAAGGGATCcttatttga